A region from the Corylus avellana chromosome ca7, CavTom2PMs-1.0 genome encodes:
- the LOC132187432 gene encoding bet1-like protein At4g14600, translated as MANPYRSSEGLSARQGANSDEIQLRIDPVHGDLDEEISGLHSQVRRLKSVAQEIEAETKIQNDILSDLQMAISQAGAGVKNGMKRLNRTITQQSSNHILQVIVFGLLCFSIVYLWSKLVRR; from the exons ATGGCAAATCCTTACCGATCAAG CGAAGGTCTTAGTGCGAGACAGGGCGCTAATTCGGATGAAATCCAACTGAGGATTGATCCAGTGCATGGAGACCTCGACGAGGAGATCTCGGGTCTTCATTCACAAGTCAGACGTCTTAAAAGT GTAGCTCAAGAGATTGAAGCAGAAACAAAAATTCAGAATGATATCCTCTCTGATTTG CAAATGGCAATAAGTCAAGCTGGGGCAGGGGTGAAAAATGGCATGAAGAGGTTGAATAGAACCATCACCCAGCAGAGCTCAAATCATATCTTGCAAGTGATTGTTTTTGGACTACTTTGTTTCAGTATAGTCTACCTATGGTCCAAGCTAGTTAGAAGGTGA
- the LOC132187431 gene encoding uncharacterized protein LOC132187431, producing MENQTQRKPRILCLHGFRTSGEILKKLAGRLPQTVLEKLDLVFLDAPFPAEGKSDVEGIYDPPYYEWFQANEDYTEYTNFEECLAYMEDYMLKHGPFDGVLGFSMGGMLAALLPGMQEEGVALTKVPKIKFLIIISGAKFGGSKFGAPKLAANALSSPIKCPSLHFIGEKDFNKEDGTVLLESFVDPVVIHHTKGHTIPKLDDKAEETLLKFIEKIQVVPGHEE from the exons ATGGAGAACCAAACCCAGAGAAAACCCAGAATTCTGTGCCTCCATGGCTTCAGAACAAGCGGTGAAATTCTCAAGAAATTGGCAGGAAGATTGCCCCAAACCGTGCTCGAAAAGCTGGACCTTGTCTTCCTCGACGCCCCGTTTCCTGCTGAAGGAAAGTCCGATGTGGAAGGAATTTACGACCCTCCCTACTATGAGTGGTTCCAAGCCAACGAG gattATACCGAGTATACGAATTTTGAAGAATGTCTTGCATACATGGAAGATTACATGTTAAAGCATGGTCCTTTTGACGGTGTACTGGGCTTCTCCATG GGAGGAATGTTAGCAGCTTTATTGCCGGGAATGCAAGAAGAG GGTGTGGCTCTTACTAAGGTACCAAAGATAAAGTTTCTGATAATAATATCAGGGGCTAAGTTTGGAGGATCCAAGTTTGGGGCGCCTAAGCTGGCTGCTAACGCTCTTTCATCTCCCATCAAGTGCCCATCTCTCCACTTCATAG GGGAGAAAGACTTCAATAAGGAAGATGGGACTGTTCTACTGGAATCATTCGTGGACCCTGTTGTAATTCATCACACCAAGGGTCACACTATTCCTAAACTTG ATGATAAGGCCGAGGAAACATTGCTCAAGttcattgagaagattcaagtGGTGCCGGGACACGAAGAATAG
- the LOC132188698 gene encoding GLABRA2 expression modulator-like isoform X2 translates to MEQPKPATEQATRASGQETDPKLDPKEAGHAANGDGKWTSLVIGSESQNQSQTEEQTQTQAQTQTEPSTTRVASPSSRKSVSWSPELVTESPAMSYPSGSSPYVSSSPVPSSSFSFKDTVDTVRNVLGRWGKKVGETTRKAEDLAGNTWQHLKTGPSFADAAMGRIAQGTKVLAEGGYEKIFRQTFETVPEEQLQDSYACYLSTSAGPVMGVLYVSTAKLAFCSDNPLSYTVNGQTEWSYYKVVIPLHQLKAVNPSSSRANPTEKKLWKPATYNLHDTCFWGS, encoded by the exons ATGGAACAGCCGAAGCCGGCCACAGAGCAAGCCACTCGAGCCTCGGGGCAGGAAACGGACCCGAAACTGGATCCGAAAGAGGCCGGTCATGCGGCGAATGGGGATGGGAAGTGGACAAGTTTGGTGATTGGATCGGAGTCTCAGAACCAGAGTCAGACTGAGGAACAAACCCAGACCCAGGCTCAGACGCAGACAGAGCCATCCACGACCCGAGTGGCGTCGCCCAGTTCGAGGAAATCGGTGAGCTGGAGCCCCGAACTGGTGACGGAATCGCCCGCCATGTCCTACCCCAGCGGATCCAGCCCCTACGTGTCTTCGTCCCCTGTGCcctcctcttccttctccttcaAGG ATACGGTGGATACTGTACGGAATGTGCTGGGGAGGTGGGGAAAGAAGGTCGGGGAAACCACTAGGAAGGCTGAAGATCTCGCCGGAAACACTTGGCAGCACC TGAAAACCGGCCCTAGTTTTGCTGATGCTGCAATGGGAAGAATTGCACAGGGAACAAAGGTCCTAGCAGAAGGTGGTTATGAGAAAATTTTCCGGCAAACTTTTGAGACTGTTCCTGAAGAGCAACTTCAGGATTCATACGCATGTTACTTATCCACATCTGCTGGTCCAGTCATGGGAGTTTTATATGTATCTACAGCAAAGCTTGCGTTTTGTAGCGATAATCCTCTTTCATATACCGTCAATGGCCAAACTGAATGGAGCTATTATAAG GTAGTTATCCCATTACACCAGCTTAAAGCTGTTAATCCTTCATCAAGCAGAGCCAACCCTACTGAAAA GAAGCTTTGGAAGCCAGCAACTTACAATCTGCATGATACCTGTTTTTGGGGCTCATAG
- the LOC132188698 gene encoding GLABRA2 expression modulator-like isoform X1, whose translation MEQPKPATEQATRASGQETDPKLDPKEAGHAANGDGKWTSLVIGSESQNQSQTEEQTQTQAQTQTEPSTTRVASPSSRKSVSWSPELVTESPAMSYPSGSSPYVSSSPVPSSSFSFKDTVDTVRNVLGRWGKKVGETTRKAEDLAGNTWQHLKTGPSFADAAMGRIAQGTKVLAEGGYEKIFRQTFETVPEEQLQDSYACYLSTSAGPVMGVLYVSTAKLAFCSDNPLSYTVNGQTEWSYYKVVIPLHQLKAVNPSSSRANPTEKYVQVISVDNHEFWFLGFLNYNAATKFLQEALEASNLQSA comes from the exons ATGGAACAGCCGAAGCCGGCCACAGAGCAAGCCACTCGAGCCTCGGGGCAGGAAACGGACCCGAAACTGGATCCGAAAGAGGCCGGTCATGCGGCGAATGGGGATGGGAAGTGGACAAGTTTGGTGATTGGATCGGAGTCTCAGAACCAGAGTCAGACTGAGGAACAAACCCAGACCCAGGCTCAGACGCAGACAGAGCCATCCACGACCCGAGTGGCGTCGCCCAGTTCGAGGAAATCGGTGAGCTGGAGCCCCGAACTGGTGACGGAATCGCCCGCCATGTCCTACCCCAGCGGATCCAGCCCCTACGTGTCTTCGTCCCCTGTGCcctcctcttccttctccttcaAGG ATACGGTGGATACTGTACGGAATGTGCTGGGGAGGTGGGGAAAGAAGGTCGGGGAAACCACTAGGAAGGCTGAAGATCTCGCCGGAAACACTTGGCAGCACC TGAAAACCGGCCCTAGTTTTGCTGATGCTGCAATGGGAAGAATTGCACAGGGAACAAAGGTCCTAGCAGAAGGTGGTTATGAGAAAATTTTCCGGCAAACTTTTGAGACTGTTCCTGAAGAGCAACTTCAGGATTCATACGCATGTTACTTATCCACATCTGCTGGTCCAGTCATGGGAGTTTTATATGTATCTACAGCAAAGCTTGCGTTTTGTAGCGATAATCCTCTTTCATATACCGTCAATGGCCAAACTGAATGGAGCTATTATAAG GTAGTTATCCCATTACACCAGCTTAAAGCTGTTAATCCTTCATCAAGCAGAGCCAACCCTACTGAAAAGTACGTTCAGGTCATTTCTGTTGATAACCATGAATTTTGGTTCCTGGGCTTCTTAAACTACAACGCTGCTACGAAATTCCTACAGGAAGCTTTGGAAGCCAGCAACTTACAATCTGCATGA